The Marinilabiliales bacterium genome includes a region encoding these proteins:
- the rny gene encoding ribonuclease Y, with protein sequence MDTAIITGAVTPVLCSVIAAVSFIAGGLLTVMIYRILLKRKRLNMIKEAELEAEVIKREKIMQAKEKFYQLKSEHEKLINEKNNKINQTEQKLRQRESALSQRIADSQKEKQEVEAIRENLKAQIELVDKKSEEMERLHKQQVEKLESISGLSGDEAKEQLVESLKEEAKTEAMSYINEIMGEARMTATKEAKKIVIQSIQRVAAESTIENSVTVFHIDGDEIKGRIIGREGRNIRALEAATGVEIIVDDTPEAIILSAFDPVRREIARLALHQLVTDGRIHPARIEEIVQKTQKQIEEEIVEIGKRTTIDLGIHGLHPELVRIIGKMKYRSSYGQNLLQHSREVANLSSIMAAELGLNPKLAKRAGLLHDIGKVPDDETDMPHAILGMKLAEKYKEKPEIVNAIGAHHDEVEMTTMIAPIVQVCDAISGARPGARREVVEAYIKRLKDLEAMALAYPGVMKTYAIQAGRELRVIVGSDKISDQDSEKLSYDIAKKIQDEMTYPGQVKITVIRETRAVSYAK encoded by the coding sequence ATGGACACAGCAATAATTACAGGGGCCGTAACACCGGTACTCTGCTCAGTGATAGCTGCTGTTTCCTTTATTGCAGGTGGATTGCTTACGGTAATGATTTACCGCATCCTGCTGAAGAGGAAACGGCTAAATATGATCAAGGAGGCAGAGCTTGAGGCCGAGGTTATCAAGAGGGAAAAGATAATGCAGGCCAAGGAGAAATTTTACCAGCTCAAGTCCGAGCACGAAAAGCTGATCAACGAGAAGAACAACAAGATAAACCAGACAGAACAGAAGCTCAGGCAACGCGAATCAGCGCTCTCCCAGCGTATAGCCGATTCGCAGAAGGAGAAGCAGGAAGTTGAGGCAATTCGCGAGAACCTGAAAGCACAGATTGAACTGGTTGATAAAAAGAGCGAGGAGATGGAGAGGCTGCACAAGCAGCAGGTCGAAAAGCTTGAGTCCATATCCGGACTTTCGGGTGATGAGGCGAAGGAGCAGCTTGTCGAGTCACTGAAAGAGGAGGCCAAGACAGAGGCGATGTCATATATCAACGAGATAATGGGAGAGGCCAGGATGACCGCCACAAAGGAGGCAAAGAAGATAGTAATTCAATCGATACAGCGTGTTGCCGCAGAGAGCACCATTGAAAACTCAGTAACCGTGTTCCACATAGACGGCGATGAGATAAAGGGACGCATAATTGGCCGTGAAGGAAGGAACATCAGGGCACTGGAAGCTGCAACAGGTGTAGAGATCATTGTCGACGACACGCCCGAGGCTATCATCCTGTCGGCTTTCGACCCGGTGCGCCGGGAGATCGCCAGACTTGCCCTCCACCAGCTTGTTACCGACGGCCGGATACACCCGGCACGTATTGAGGAGATCGTACAGAAGACCCAGAAGCAGATAGAGGAGGAGATCGTTGAGATAGGCAAGCGTACGACCATCGACCTGGGTATTCACGGACTTCACCCGGAGCTGGTAAGGATAATCGGCAAGATGAAGTACCGGTCCTCTTACGGGCAGAACCTGCTGCAGCACTCACGCGAGGTTGCCAACCTCAGTTCAATAATGGCTGCCGAGCTCGGCCTCAATCCCAAGCTCGCCAAGCGTGCGGGACTGCTGCATGACATCGGCAAGGTGCCCGATGACGAGACGGATATGCCCCACGCAATCCTTGGCATGAAACTTGCCGAGAAGTACAAGGAGAAGCCTGAGATAGTAAATGCCATAGGGGCGCACCACGATGAGGTGGAGATGACAACCATGATAGCGCCCATAGTGCAGGTATGCGATGCCATCTCGGGTGCAAGGCCGGGAGCAAGAAGAGAGGTGGTGGAAGCCTATATCAAGAGGCTCAAGGACCTTGAAGCAATGGCGCTGGCATACCCGGGCGTTATGAAGACATACGCCATCCAGGCAGGACGTGAGCTGAGGGTGATAGTCGGCAGTGACAAGATATCTGACCAGGACTCAGAGAAGCTCTCGTACGACATCGCGAAGAAGATCCAGGATGAGATGACATACCCCGGACAGGTCAAGATCACCGTCATCAGGGAGACAAGGGCGGTCAGTTATGCAAAATAG
- a CDS encoding T9SS C-terminal target domain-containing protein: protein MKSNVYKVFLKYSLCLPVMLLMLAYPLHQAKGQTVAINEIMASNGETIADMDGDFEDWIELYNYGSEPVDLEGYGLSDDYDRPFRWVFPPVTIGPGEFLLVWASGKDRRPEGGWMNGIMREVYRGIAGGAVSDLTGHPSYPDDPDERHLVTGGFEAPANIGNHYGQRMHGYIEAPETGDYLFWIASDDNGALYLSTDDDPENIVEIASVPGWTNQREWLKYPEQQSATVMLEEAKKYYIKALMKEHEGGDNLAVRWRLPSGTVEEPIPNSRLYWNETELHTNFRIDREGEEVLLTRPDSVRVDEIPPTEIPRDISYGRYPDGTGEWFWYTDPTPGAPNHDGGLSALPVIPDPPRFTMDGGPFIDDFRLGFEFDVGLEVYYTTDGSEPKPGISSRYSQPFNISRTTVVRAIAHEPGGASSKVVKELFTKLTHSTSQFSSNLPLMVIHKFNRTIPDGHPRVPVYISLYDKGEDDRVRLADDPVLQSRAVINLRGSSSLMFPKKMYGFHLHEEDGSNRKEALLGMPEEHNWILNGPYSDKSLMRNVIAYGLSNDIGRYSPRTRFIELYLHDGTGPLTEDHYHGVYVLIERIKWSDGRVEIEKIGPDDNEEPEITGGYIFKRDRLNPGESGFRTRRGSHFAFARPQESDITLQQKRWLENHVSDFETALFGDNFTDPHEGYNKYIDPDSFIDAHLITELLKEIDGYRLSTFFYKDRGGKIIKGPLWDFNISMGNVDYYPDPHYTDSGWPKPWEPEGWYYSLLSQNIYIYGWFTRLFQDPEFASRYSERYWQLRRGQFSNDSLRGRINKNAFILTEAQDRNFKRWPILNRYVWPNHYIAPTYNHEITWITNWQMSRTKWMDRQFGQPTELLHFWHFNDLPSGEFFEAEADYSVSSASLIYEGSGEGYMDRVNDGTLLNADLGAPAERALRVRNPSDTRELVLSLPTTGYRDVVLRYAVKRTPNGQRQQTVYYRTSDIDQWVLYSDTLKITESYQQFRFNFAGIEEADDNPQFSIRILFHGEETTGTSGNNRFDNITLDGYNLDYQEENDEQPSPDANLYHHNSRLYVDSPFTTRAQIEVFNVGGQLAGRFQAEGSGLHDFHFAPPRGIYIVRIRNENHAIVRKIFVNR from the coding sequence ATGAAGAGCAACGTCTATAAAGTTTTTCTGAAATATTCCCTTTGCCTGCCGGTGATGCTTCTGATGCTTGCTTATCCGCTGCACCAGGCAAAGGGACAGACTGTGGCCATCAATGAGATTATGGCTTCGAACGGGGAGACAATTGCCGACATGGACGGCGATTTTGAGGATTGGATAGAGCTGTACAATTACGGCAGCGAACCTGTTGATCTTGAAGGGTACGGACTGTCAGACGACTATGACAGGCCGTTCCGCTGGGTCTTCCCTCCGGTAACGATCGGTCCCGGAGAATTCCTCCTGGTATGGGCGTCGGGAAAGGACCGGCGGCCTGAAGGGGGCTGGATGAACGGCATCATGAGGGAGGTTTACAGGGGAATTGCCGGAGGCGCGGTAAGCGACCTTACCGGGCACCCCAGCTATCCTGATGACCCTGATGAAAGACACCTGGTAACCGGCGGGTTTGAAGCGCCTGCCAATATCGGCAATCATTACGGTCAGCGAATGCACGGCTATATTGAAGCCCCTGAAACAGGAGATTATCTATTCTGGATCGCCAGCGACGATAACGGTGCACTTTACCTCAGCACCGACGATGACCCTGAAAATATTGTCGAGATAGCCAGCGTGCCGGGATGGACAAATCAACGGGAATGGCTCAAATATCCCGAACAGCAATCAGCCACGGTAATGCTCGAAGAGGCTAAAAAGTACTACATAAAAGCCCTTATGAAAGAGCACGAGGGTGGCGATAATCTTGCCGTAAGATGGCGGCTGCCCTCCGGCACTGTTGAGGAACCAATCCCGAACTCACGGCTTTACTGGAATGAAACTGAACTTCACACCAACTTCAGGATTGACAGGGAAGGAGAGGAAGTGCTGTTAACCCGGCCCGATTCTGTTCGCGTTGATGAAATACCTCCCACCGAAATCCCCAGGGATATTTCATATGGAAGATATCCGGACGGGACGGGGGAATGGTTCTGGTATACAGATCCCACACCGGGAGCACCCAATCATGACGGGGGACTTTCAGCATTGCCGGTTATACCCGATCCTCCGAGGTTTACCATGGACGGGGGACCGTTTATCGACGATTTCAGACTTGGCTTTGAGTTTGACGTGGGACTTGAGGTCTATTATACAACTGACGGCAGCGAGCCGAAACCGGGTATATCAAGCCGTTATTCCCAGCCCTTCAACATTTCACGAACTACTGTAGTCAGGGCCATTGCACATGAACCGGGTGGCGCTTCCAGCAAGGTTGTCAAAGAGCTTTTTACGAAACTGACACACAGCACCAGCCAGTTCAGCTCCAACCTGCCGCTGATGGTCATACACAAATTCAACCGTACCATACCTGACGGTCATCCCCGTGTCCCTGTCTATATATCATTGTATGACAAGGGTGAGGACGACAGGGTGCGCCTTGCTGACGACCCGGTATTGCAGAGCAGGGCGGTAATTAACCTGAGGGGGTCAAGCTCACTGATGTTCCCAAAAAAGATGTACGGGTTCCATCTTCATGAGGAGGATGGCAGCAACCGTAAGGAGGCCCTCCTGGGCATGCCCGAAGAGCATAACTGGATACTGAACGGCCCGTACAGCGACAAGTCGCTGATGCGTAACGTCATTGCTTACGGACTAAGCAATGATATTGGGCGATATTCACCCCGAACCCGCTTCATTGAGCTTTACCTGCATGACGGAACGGGTCCCCTGACAGAAGATCATTATCATGGGGTATATGTACTGATCGAACGCATAAAATGGTCAGACGGTAGAGTGGAGATAGAAAAAATCGGTCCGGACGACAACGAGGAACCTGAAATAACGGGTGGTTACATTTTCAAGAGGGACAGGCTAAATCCGGGCGAATCGGGATTCCGTACCCGGAGAGGATCACATTTTGCATTTGCAAGACCGCAGGAGTCCGATATTACCCTGCAGCAAAAGAGATGGCTTGAAAACCATGTAAGCGATTTTGAAACGGCTCTTTTCGGCGATAACTTCACCGATCCCCATGAGGGCTATAATAAATATATTGATCCCGACTCCTTCATTGACGCCCACCTTATAACAGAACTGCTCAAGGAGATCGACGGTTACAGGCTGAGCACCTTCTTTTACAAGGACCGTGGCGGTAAAATTATCAAAGGCCCGCTTTGGGATTTCAATATCAGCATGGGGAACGTGGACTACTACCCTGACCCTCATTATACTGATTCCGGCTGGCCCAAGCCATGGGAACCCGAAGGTTGGTATTACAGCCTCCTCTCACAGAACATCTATATTTATGGCTGGTTTACGCGCCTTTTTCAGGATCCGGAGTTCGCATCCAGATACAGTGAGAGATACTGGCAGTTGCGAAGAGGTCAGTTCTCAAATGATTCGCTCAGGGGAAGAATTAACAAAAATGCCTTTATACTCACTGAGGCCCAGGACAGGAACTTTAAACGCTGGCCTATTCTGAACCGGTACGTTTGGCCAAACCATTACATCGCCCCTACATACAATCATGAAATTACATGGATCACCAACTGGCAGATGAGCCGTACCAAGTGGATGGACAGGCAGTTCGGGCAGCCCACTGAGCTTTTGCATTTCTGGCATTTCAACGATCTCCCTTCCGGGGAATTCTTCGAAGCGGAAGCCGACTACTCGGTCAGCAGCGCTTCACTTATATATGAAGGAAGCGGTGAAGGCTACATGGACAGGGTCAATGACGGCACGCTGCTTAATGCCGACCTGGGTGCACCGGCTGAAAGGGCTCTCAGGGTGAGAAACCCCTCCGATACCAGGGAACTGGTACTGTCACTTCCCACTACCGGCTACCGCGACGTGGTATTGAGGTATGCTGTTAAGCGTACACCGAACGGACAGAGGCAGCAGACAGTCTATTACCGGACTTCTGATATTGATCAGTGGGTGCTTTACAGCGATACCCTTAAGATCACTGAGAGCTATCAGCAGTTCAGGTTCAACTTTGCAGGGATTGAAGAGGCGGATGACAACCCTCAGTTCAGCATAAGAATTCTCTTTCACGGTGAAGAGACAACGGGAACATCAGGAAACAACCGCTTTGACAACATAACCCTTGACGGATACAACCTGGACTACCAGGAAGAAAATGACGAACAACCCTCTCCCGATGCAAACCTTTACCACCATAACTCCCGGTTGTACGTTGACAGTCCCTTTACAACCCGGGCGCAGATAGAGGTGTTCAATGTCGGGGGCCAGCTGGCGGGGAGATTCCAGGCTGAAGGCAGCGGTCTGCACGATTTCCATTTCGCTCCCCCAAGAGGCATCTACATTGTCAGGATAAGGAATGAAAATCATGCCATCGTAAGAAAGATCTTCGTTAACCGCTAA
- a CDS encoding cell division protein ZapA codes for MDDKLSIRVNVAERFYPLKISRGDEEKIRKAARLINEKVLQYKQRYTDKDLQDFLAMAALQFVIRLLESEEKTDVAPIWEQLKDLEQELGDYIQGKKSNSVL; via the coding sequence ATGGATGACAAGCTATCAATACGGGTCAACGTCGCGGAAAGATTTTATCCCCTTAAGATAAGCAGGGGAGATGAGGAGAAGATCCGTAAGGCAGCGAGACTGATAAATGAAAAGGTACTTCAGTATAAACAAAGGTACACGGATAAGGATCTGCAGGATTTTCTGGCGATGGCTGCACTGCAGTTTGTCATAAGGTTACTGGAAAGTGAAGAGAAGACGGATGTAGCGCCCATATGGGAACAGTTGAAGGACCTCGAACAGGAATTAGGAGATTATATTCAGGGAAAGAAGAGTAATAGCGTTCTTTAA
- a CDS encoding M23 family metallopeptidase, translating to MGRLISFLFFPALFLLNSLSAEVNDRLTLLPGQPPPEVISSSLSAEAHVRHTTSSVDGDATLTVYSHDAANNSFPSGYFISPVEFPLSLSANFGELRTNAFHAGIDIRTGGVTGRRVLAAAEGHVYRILVSPVGYGRALYIEHPNGLATVYAHLDRFTVEIEAYIREQQYRRQSFHVDLTPPRGMFRFEQGELIGYSGNTGSSFGPHLHFEIREAATQMPVNPLLFDFDVKDNLPPVLYTLAVYPLTHNSLVNGRNEPLFIPLDGGRGRYHLPSGTSIEVYGEIGFGIEATDFLNNAPNRCGVWSVELLLDNKSVYRHELTRFAFGELRYINSHIDYAEKIRNRRDIQRTFLQPNNRMSIYGHHVNRGIGLFYNEGTTGGRIVVKDAYKNRSVVDFSVRTVMPEEEALPPKPPGNFVMLMRYDQPNRYSGDNVSVSLPAGALYDDLLFGLHASPPVNGSLTPVYHIHDEFTPVHRNYQLSIGADKIPPELREKALIVNLNNNNSPSPVGSRWNDGYVSGQTNVFGRFTVMVDTIPPVIEPLNIAPGRDMSNRPMISFRVRDDLSGIATYNGYIDGEWALFEFDPKNDHLFYVFDKKRIGQGKNRELELIVADEKENISVYNVEFYY from the coding sequence ATGGGTCGGTTAATTTCATTTTTGTTTTTTCCCGCGCTTTTTTTACTGAACAGCCTTTCGGCGGAAGTTAACGATCGTCTTACCCTGTTACCCGGACAACCCCCTCCTGAAGTTATTTCAAGCAGCCTTTCGGCGGAAGCCCACGTCCGGCATACCACTTCCTCTGTTGACGGAGATGCCACCCTGACCGTCTATTCCCACGATGCTGCAAACAATAGTTTCCCCTCCGGCTATTTCATTTCGCCTGTTGAGTTCCCGCTGAGCCTCTCGGCAAATTTCGGCGAGCTGCGCACGAACGCCTTTCACGCCGGCATTGATATCCGTACCGGGGGAGTGACGGGCCGCAGGGTCCTGGCTGCCGCAGAGGGACATGTTTACCGCATACTTGTTTCCCCCGTCGGGTACGGCAGGGCGCTCTATATTGAGCATCCGAACGGACTGGCAACGGTGTACGCCCATCTTGACCGGTTCACCGTAGAGATAGAAGCATATATCAGGGAGCAGCAGTACAGGCGCCAGAGCTTTCACGTCGACCTTACCCCCCCGCGCGGAATGTTCAGGTTTGAGCAGGGCGAGCTTATCGGCTATTCGGGCAACACCGGCTCCTCATTCGGGCCCCACCTCCACTTCGAGATACGCGAAGCAGCCACGCAGATGCCGGTCAACCCTCTCCTGTTTGATTTTGATGTGAAGGACAACCTGCCGCCCGTGCTTTACACCCTTGCCGTCTATCCGCTCACGCACAACAGCCTGGTAAACGGCAGGAATGAGCCGCTGTTCATACCGCTTGACGGCGGCCGGGGCCGCTACCACCTGCCATCGGGCACCAGTATCGAAGTGTACGGGGAGATTGGATTTGGGATCGAGGCGACCGATTTCCTGAACAACGCCCCGAACCGTTGCGGTGTCTGGTCGGTTGAACTTCTTCTTGACAATAAAAGCGTTTACCGGCACGAGCTGACCAGGTTTGCATTCGGAGAGCTCCGGTACATCAACTCACATATCGATTACGCCGAGAAGATAAGGAACAGGAGGGACATACAGCGCACCTTCCTGCAGCCCAACAACAGGATGAGCATATATGGTCATCATGTAAACAGGGGAATCGGACTTTTCTACAACGAAGGGACCACCGGTGGCCGCATTGTAGTGAAAGATGCCTATAAGAACAGGTCTGTCGTGGATTTCAGTGTGAGGACCGTCATGCCGGAGGAAGAGGCATTACCGCCAAAACCGCCCGGCAATTTCGTCATGCTGATGCGGTATGACCAGCCGAACAGGTATTCGGGAGATAATGTTTCGGTTTCACTGCCGGCAGGGGCTCTTTACGACGACCTGCTTTTCGGGCTTCATGCATCTCCCCCGGTAAATGGCAGCCTGACCCCGGTTTACCACATACACGATGAGTTTACTCCCGTGCACCGTAATTACCAGCTCAGCATCGGGGCGGATAAAATTCCCCCGGAGCTGAGAGAAAAAGCCCTCATTGTTAATCTCAATAATAACAACTCACCCTCGCCGGTCGGCAGCAGGTGGAATGACGGGTACGTGAGCGGGCAGACCAATGTGTTCGGACGTTTTACAGTGATGGTCGACACCATACCCCCTGTTATTGAGCCCCTTAACATCGCTCCGGGAAGGGATATGAGCAACCGGCCAATGATAAGTTTCAGGGTGCGGGATGACCTTTCGGGCATAGCAACCTATAACGGCTATATTGACGGTGAATGGGCCCTCTTTGAGTTTGATCCGAAGAATGACCACCTTTTCTATGTTTTTGACAAGAAAAGAATTGGTCAGGGCAAAAACCGTGAACTCGAACTGATCGTCGCTGACGAAAAAGAGAATATTTCCGTTTATAACGTGGAGTTTTATTATTGA
- a CDS encoding NAD-dependent epimerase, with protein sequence MKILVTGTAGFIGFHLARKLLERGDEVTGLDNINDYYDVNLKYDRLEQTGIEREAITPGKPVSSNKHPGYRFVKMELGDRDGINELFRQEKFDRVCHLAAQAGVRYSLTNPHAYTESNINGFINILEACRHNNIEHLAYASSSSVYGLNETMPFSTSHNVDHPVSLYAASKKSNELMAHTYSHLYGLPTTGLRFFTVYGPWGRPDMALFIFTKAILSGRSIDVYNKGDMKRDFTYIDDIIEGVTRVIDNPPKGNEQWNAAEPDPSTSPAPYKVYNIGNNSPVRLMGFISAIEKATGMTAEKNMMPIQPGDVPATWADVEDLVRDLGYRPDTDINKGVGEFVKWYRGYYGV encoded by the coding sequence ATGAAGATACTCGTTACCGGCACCGCCGGGTTCATTGGATTTCACCTTGCCAGGAAACTGCTTGAAAGAGGAGATGAAGTGACAGGGCTGGACAATATAAACGATTACTACGATGTAAACCTGAAATACGACCGCCTTGAACAGACAGGGATAGAGAGGGAGGCAATCACACCAGGCAAGCCTGTTTCCAGCAATAAACACCCCGGGTATCGATTTGTAAAGATGGAGCTGGGCGACAGAGATGGCATCAATGAGCTCTTCAGGCAGGAGAAGTTTGACCGGGTATGCCACCTTGCTGCACAGGCAGGTGTAAGGTACAGCCTCACAAACCCGCATGCATATACAGAGAGCAACATCAACGGCTTTATCAACATACTGGAAGCCTGCCGGCACAACAACATCGAACACCTTGCCTATGCCAGCAGCTCGAGCGTTTACGGGCTGAATGAGACCATGCCCTTCTCAACCTCCCACAACGTCGATCACCCCGTCAGCCTCTATGCAGCTTCAAAAAAGAGCAACGAGCTGATGGCCCATACCTATTCTCACCTGTACGGATTACCAACCACGGGTTTGCGGTTCTTTACCGTTTACGGCCCCTGGGGACGTCCCGACATGGCCCTGTTCATTTTTACCAAAGCAATTCTTTCGGGGAGATCCATCGATGTCTATAACAAGGGGGATATGAAGAGGGACTTTACCTATATAGACGATATTATCGAAGGAGTGACAAGGGTAATTGACAACCCGCCGAAAGGCAATGAGCAATGGAACGCGGCGGAACCAGATCCCTCTACGTCACCAGCCCCCTACAAGGTTTACAATATCGGGAATAACAGTCCGGTCCGGCTCATGGGCTTTATCAGCGCCATAGAGAAAGCCACCGGAATGACTGCAGAAAAGAACATGATGCCAATCCAGCCCGGCGACGTGCCTGCAACCTGGGCCGATGTGGAGGACCTGGTACGTGACCTCGGCTACAGGCCAGACACTGATATTAACAAGGGAGTAGGGGAGTTCGTTAAGTGGTACAGGGGGTATTACGGGGTTTGA
- a CDS encoding polysaccharide biosynthesis protein — MIKKRFREKFRARLREAFDKVYPTPRWVVYTLDLLAAAFAVIMAWMFGTGFRTGPVDLDTFLFSIVYIVSVRASVFLITASFSNVIRLTGSRDILFNLRVISYGTLVLLFFNMAGVLVSGTAAIPTAVILLEFFITSVLLNGYRLIIGKIYFDLLNPARERSNVIIYGSDQHAFSIKRAIESDSSLRMKAVAFIDNGNNNAGCQIDGVDIINLHDLADSFHSRKSDAVIIPALTTSYHVKEFIVDRCLEHDVRLMPIPDVRFWIGGQLVYDPVENLDVDDLLEREPIHLDMRQIKNQLTGKTILVTGAAGSIGSEIVRQLIPFRPAKLIFFDQDESALYSLDLSLREEYRFFRFETAMGNISDSYRVEKLFRTYRPDIVFHAAAYKHVPMMEANAYEAVRVNVLGTRNLADMAVKYRAEKFVMISTDKAVRPTNVMGATKRIAEMYVQAMNQQGETIFITTRFGNVLGSNGSVIPTFLKQLREKGELTVTHPEITRFFMSIPEACQLVLEAGAMGKTGEIFIFDMGKPVKINDLACRLINLCGKTPGKEIPIRYTGLRPGEKLYEELLYDREKTLPTHNPKIMIAKTEAPKYMEISVEVDHLISLLNRNSTMEMVAAMKAIVQDYQSLNSEFEKLDKLPIDAETIPETETVK; from the coding sequence GTGATAAAAAAGAGGTTTAGAGAAAAGTTCAGGGCAAGGCTGAGAGAAGCTTTCGACAAGGTGTACCCGACCCCGCGGTGGGTGGTGTACACCCTCGACCTTCTGGCGGCGGCCTTTGCCGTTATCATGGCCTGGATGTTCGGTACAGGCTTCAGGACTGGGCCGGTTGACCTGGATACTTTTCTCTTTTCAATTGTCTATATCGTGTCCGTGAGAGCTTCGGTGTTTCTGATTACCGCCAGCTTTTCGAATGTGATAAGGCTTACCGGCTCGAGGGATATCCTTTTTAACCTGAGGGTAATCTCTTACGGCACCCTGGTGCTGCTTTTTTTCAACATGGCAGGTGTGCTTGTCAGCGGCACCGCAGCCATACCAACGGCAGTAATCCTGCTTGAATTTTTCATAACCTCGGTCCTCCTGAACGGCTACAGGCTGATTATAGGCAAGATCTATTTCGACCTGCTGAACCCTGCAAGGGAAAGGAGCAATGTGATCATTTACGGATCTGACCAGCATGCATTCTCGATAAAAAGGGCCATCGAAAGCGACAGTTCGCTCAGGATGAAGGCAGTCGCCTTTATTGACAACGGGAACAACAATGCCGGTTGCCAGATTGACGGGGTGGATATTATCAACCTTCACGACCTGGCGGACAGCTTTCACTCCCGGAAGTCCGATGCAGTTATCATACCTGCACTTACCACTTCCTACCATGTAAAGGAGTTCATAGTTGACCGGTGCCTGGAGCATGATGTCAGGCTGATGCCGATTCCCGACGTGAGGTTCTGGATCGGCGGACAGCTCGTCTATGATCCTGTTGAGAACCTTGATGTTGACGACCTCCTGGAAAGAGAGCCCATTCACCTTGACATGAGGCAGATAAAGAATCAGCTCACCGGGAAGACAATACTTGTAACAGGTGCGGCCGGCAGCATAGGCAGCGAGATAGTCCGCCAGCTCATTCCGTTCCGCCCTGCAAAACTTATCTTCTTCGACCAGGACGAGTCCGCTCTCTATTCACTCGACCTGTCGCTGAGGGAGGAGTACCGGTTTTTCAGGTTCGAGACTGCCATGGGCAATATATCGGACAGCTACAGGGTGGAGAAGCTCTTCCGCACCTACAGGCCCGACATAGTCTTCCATGCCGCCGCCTACAAGCATGTACCCATGATGGAGGCCAACGCCTACGAGGCTGTAAGGGTAAATGTGCTGGGCACCCGGAATCTTGCTGATATGGCTGTAAAATATAGGGCGGAAAAGTTCGTGATGATCTCGACCGACAAGGCAGTGCGGCCCACCAACGTGATGGGCGCCACCAAGCGCATTGCCGAGATGTATGTCCAGGCCATGAACCAGCAGGGTGAAACCATCTTTATCACCACCCGTTTCGGGAACGTTCTGGGCTCCAACGGATCGGTCATCCCCACCTTCCTTAAGCAGTTACGGGAAAAGGGTGAGCTGACCGTTACCCACCCCGAAATAACACGGTTCTTCATGTCGATCCCTGAAGCGTGCCAGCTTGTGCTCGAGGCCGGCGCCATGGGCAAGACAGGCGAGATATTCATCTTTGACATGGGCAAGCCCGTTAAGATCAACGACCTAGCCTGCAGGCTCATCAACCTGTGCGGCAAGACACCCGGTAAAGAGATACCGATCAGGTATACCGGACTTAGGCCAGGGGAGAAGCTTTACGAGGAGTTGCTGTACGACAGGGAGAAGACCCTTCCGACACATAACCCGAAGATAATGATAGCCAAAACAGAAGCCCCTAAGTATATGGAAATATCAGTCGAGGTGGACCATTTGATATCATTACTTAACCGGAACTCAACAATGGAGATGGTAGCTGCAATGAAGGCAATTGTGCAGGATTATCAAAGCCTTAACTCAGAGTTTGAGAAGCTGGACAAACTCCCCATTGATGCTGAAACCATACCTGAAACAGAAACCGTGAAATAA